One Dunckerocampus dactyliophorus isolate RoL2022-P2 chromosome 6, RoL_Ddac_1.1, whole genome shotgun sequence genomic window, ACATCAGTGGGGAGGTAGAACTTAGCCGTGGTCCAGACACCCTCACACCCAGAGCCTGACACCTCGATCACTAAAGCACTACTGGGGGAATGCAGGTGACAAGAGAGTGTCTGGCGTATGACTGAACACgacattacattaacattattGCCACCACGCCAATTTTTTGACTGAGAgggctttactttcactttcttaTGACAATTCCATTAAGAGCTGTGGGGATTTAGTTGCAGCAGAGCCTCCTAGTGGCAATAAGAAGTATGCACCACCACTTACAGAAGCTTATCACTGTGTAAACACCTAATTATATCCCCAAACAAGCACAATTAACCTGgtcatattttttgtattctttttgtATATAAACAAATGAgcgacaaaaaaataattataatgttgtaatgtttttACTTCCACCAAGCATGAAGTATGAGCGAGAGCTTAGCTTTGTATGTTTACATGTGAGGAGCATACCATGTTGAccagaatataagacaaccctgaatataTGACCCActttttcaagacctgtttttggaGAAAGTATTTTTTCACTGAttaccattatcttaaaatttgcACCGTAACcgtaacatttttttccagggccaggaagaaaagctctggctcGCTTGGGGTGAAGTCGTTTGGCGCCACAAgttggtttgcatgtgtaaatctctgccatccgaatataagacgacctgtAACCCACCTTCCCTTAAAGTGTTCACCACTGACACTGATCGCATTAGCAATAGCATCAAGTCTTGATGTGCCGTTGCAAAGCTAAATGAGTTAGCAATGTCTGacactgttatttttttattattggctGCCTTTTAACATTAGCCAAAAGTACACATTTGTATGCATGCTCATCAATTCCAGGTTTTGGAACTCGAGCAACTTAATTTCAAAGTTGGTGGGTTTCACCAACCTGGTGTAGAGCTGTGACGTCATACGACAAGCAATTGAATTTGAAAATGGCGGACCACGCTGACACAGCATACACGACAAGCTCCGAAACAAACGGTGATTATGGTGAGGACAGTTTGTCTGACGCAGATTTTTTTTGCCGACTATGGAGAAGAAATGTCTGACAAAGCAACAGAAATTGGCCCTTTTGGGGGCAGGGAATCATGTATGGATGCCACATGGACACATGGACGACATGACACGGACGAGATGCGCGGGACAAAGAAAACAGGGGAAGTGACTGTCTGCAAAACACATATTGGTAGGAATTGTATTTATGAAGGAATCTGAATTGTGAGAGGTTGTTCCTTCAGAAAAAATGGATGCATGAAGTAACTGACTGAACATGTAGCCTATACTTGTTGTATTACAGGTGTTCTACGAAAGCGTCTGCTGTGAAGAAACACCCCGAATTAAGGACAATGCCAGGAAGACGTCCTCCCTGCTTGTTGTTAAACACGACATTCAGGTTTTAGACAGAGTCTGTCTGAATAAGGGAGTCTTAGACACGCCTACTACCATTACCGACAGCAGTACGTGGCATTGGATGACAAACGGCCAGACAAGTAAGTAGCCGGTTTTCCTTGTTGGATTTACAAGTCAGAGAGGGATATTTTTTGCTCGGCGCGGCTGAAGGCTTCAATCTTGCCTTGTATCCCAGTTCTCTGGTAACACTGCAAACTTCCCCAAAGCAATCATCACTGAAATTCGCCAAGCATAACAGCAACCACTTGGATGGCCCTTTCCACACACGTGTTCCTGACTGATTTTAAGACAAACATCGTGAGCCGTGCCATTTACTGCGTCCTTCTGCGACACAAAGGCATTCTCACCAGACAAATGTGGCAAAAACTCTTGTGATGTTTACAGGCGatcacacagaaaacaatatgCCGACATGTGTTCTTGCAGGATGTCTTACTGGGATGATGTCACTGCTCAAGGGCTTACAGAGCATAGAGCTGTCTTTAAGGTCTATGATCTTGAAAATTAAtagactttttattattttatatgtattttaaacaaaaaatacagtatgtgctatTTCCTCTTTGTTTAAGAATTTTGGATTTATCAACAGCAGTATTTAAAGGGgacctcttttctgacctataaatgttgttacaatgctgtattctcgtgttaaacgatgccaacgcgtcagataatgaggtttgcgcatttggatcCCTGAAAGCAAGTTTTGGAAGGCTTGGAAggctgttttacagagtttttctAAACACCGAGatccattgacgtcaatgcaacccggacttccttatattggCATGCCCTGCACCCCCGCTCTGTCCATGGTGTTAGCACTTTGTTCtagtgtgcctaaagaggcaagcatcaggcagaagtggttggagttgctgattcccagccagcgagagaaaaatatgctcctctgtcaacggcactccacacgggactgttttgtgaacatgggccaatacgaagctggactatccgccaaactgttgcttaattctgacgcctttccaacgttacttggtcatgttgaagagtcagaagagcaagctgtaagtgacaatttatcagtgtttattttctgtaaataatcggacaaaaggggttcggcagctgtccggaaagTCCCACGGAGCGCTTgagagtgtgaccaatcacagcggagtggacTAGGCGGGAGGCGTAGCTGGAGGAGGGCTGGGGGAGGAGTACCGTTTGGGCAGTAGGTAGGAAACACTgtaggaagaggtgcagagtctggaagatctagaaagctttatgtgtgggttatcgtgtgtagctgagctataggagtccagaactcaatacaaaggcccgaaaatgtgtataataggtcccctttaaacaCTGTTTCCTTCTTCTGGTGTATGCTCCTGCACTTCTCTCTCATTGTTTGCTTGTGCCaagggaagctaacaagctaaatggtcaatcagagttgtggttgctcactgagTTGACTCTCTGGAAAAAAACGTCCCGCATTTTGCAACCTTGGAAAGGATCTATACGGCGTCGGTGAGGACTGCGTAGTCCTGTAGCTACACAGAAGCATAATTCTGTGAAAATCATTGACATTTACTTCCTTTGTTCTCTGGCCTCAAACTCTTCATCTTGAAACGGGAGTGTCGCCGTGCTGCACCTTGATGGCACCGATAAGACGTGTGTGCCATCACGCCAACGTAACCCACAAGTtccttgtgtgacagttaaaagGCGGTCACAGAGCGAGAGGGAGAAAGAGCAGGCAGCTCATTGTGCTGTTTTAAAGCGCTAACTAGGCCACTTAGCACCCCGTGACGCTGATCTGATCCCCGAGGCGGCGGACTTGGCAACGGGCCCTTCCTTTTTTCGCTCCTTGCTTTCCCCGTCATGGGAACCAGGCCATCCTTAACGACGCAGGAGTGCTCcacaatgctaaaaaaaaaagggggcagACATCTGTCTCGCTAAGTGCGGCGCTCTCTTGTGCACCTTGTTTGTGCAATCAACAAGCACCCTTTTTAGATTGTTTCATGAGAAGCAAGACAAAGGAATGTCCAGTCACTCACACGGCGTGATTTTTGGAGAGTAAGCGCACGAAAGTTGAGAGCGAAGAGCAGAATTCGGGGGCCACACAAGCCACCTTAAACAAAACAAGTGGCCTCTAATTCCTCACTGTTAAGACCTGAGCAAATATTTGTCCCATCAATCTTGCAAAAATATAGCCATCAAACCAAAAATGCTAATCACATGCTAATGCAATCTGAGCAACTCAATGCACCCCCGTGGCGCAAATGAGCGCTTTCACTTTAGCCGAGGAGCCCGCGTGAATGCAAATGGCCGTCTAAAGCAGCCAATCTGACGGCGTGCCAAGGCAACGTAAAGAGCCCCCTTCTTTATGCTCCTCTGGGAGTCTATCTCGGGATGTGTGAGATGAGTTCACTTTACCAAGCCCAGGTGCCAGGCTATAAATGAATAATAGGTTTTATGGGTCCTAACtggatgagggggaaaaaaaacataatcaaGCGCACCCTCTGGTTTAAGCGCATCTGCGGTGAAGGATGCTCAAATTCCCACAACTCCACTGAAAGCAAGATTGGGCATGAGAATAGGTGCTTCCTATACATAATTCAAGGGGACCATGCTGAAACAATTATGTTTGCTCACTGCTAAGTACCCCAAGCCCAATAGCTCGTTTGCTGTTCTCAGATGGAAGTGTTATGTGCTCGAAGTGTATGGAACAAGGCTTTTTAATAAAACATAGGCGGCGACAACTTGCATACAAAAGTGGTTGAGCGGTggcggcggtggtggtggttgggGGGGTTGCACAACAACAAATGCTCTTTATGTTCTCACTGGAGCTTTGCATACAGgctaaattgcatttttaattcAGCGTTGGCAGGGAAATAACCAGCAAAGAGGAGGCTGACCTACCAGTTTCTTTTATTGGATCACAATGGTTTACTCTGGATAGGTCAGAGGTCGTTTTAACATCGACATTCACATCCGTCTGGCAAGGTACACGACTTGAAATGTATACATATGTGGATATAGGTATGTGTCGTATTGTCAACAATTAGCTCAAATAAGCCATCAAAGAACACTGAACAAAACATTCAGACTTTACATTcaacattaggaacacctgcatAATCGAACACGCTAatgtgttatcattattattattatggcaaTGACAATGGATTATTAGTTTCAGGCTGCTTAGAAAGTGACACTGAAGAACATCGCATTGTTACGCAATTcaaaatgtctgaaaaggagcaggaagaggcaGCGCTTGTTTAATACCACACCTGTTCTGTGtctcaggaaatgctgactgttcacttcctgtgaccGTCAAATGAGATCATTTGTTGTTACGTTAATGCTTtagtttattgttattattattaaaataaaatggtaCTGTAATGATGTGTATATTATTGTGCATTTTTACGCAACTGTGTACAGTTGTGCTGCGATGTctctaatataatataatataatatcatataatatcatatcatatcatatcatatcatatcatatcatatcatatcatatcatatcatataagataatatacatttatataatgacatgacatcatatcatatttattgtattgtattgtattatattatattaactaTCAATATATCTATtggcaaaaatgacaaacagctgtcagtgtgatgcagtgcgGTTGTACACTACAGCACACTAAAACCACTATATTAACCAAATGACTATGTTTAACAGGTCTCTGACGGTATCAATAAAAAAGCTACATTTGATACATTTCGTGCATAGACTATTATTAGattaggtgtgcctaatgttgtatATTCATCAATAGTATACTGATCACAAAGGTCAGAATATGTCTATCCATATAATGGAGGTGATATGACATTGAGAATAAAAGTAAATGAGTAGTCTACCATCTCAATTTTCTTATCTGaacttaaaatgacaaaaaagtgcCATAAAGCGTTTAGAAGTGTGGCAAAGCAGCAGCCTCCTCTGCATTCATCTCCTCACGTCCAGTCTCACacttgcactcctccaccagCATCACTCGCCTCTCTTGGACCTTGGCGCCACACTGCAGGGGGATGGTCACAGTGTGAGCCTTGACTGGGGCGCATCGAGAGCAGGGCACCCGATGGTGGGACCCCTTCCGGGCCGGGTCCATCTCAGAGGGGACGAACAGGGAGCTGCACTGGCCGAAACACAGCTTGTTGTGCACGGTCACTGTGGCGCAACCCTCGGATGTCACACGCTGGGGAGAATGATGGAAAGGATTACAGTTGctaaattcaagattcaagattcaagattcaagagagttttattgtcatgtgcatggtaaaacagcagttatactatgcaatgaaaatcttattctgttcattctcccaagaaaagaaagaaaacacaagaaagaataagaacataagaaacataaacatatataccaataaattaagcaacaacaacagaagagacattaatacaagtaaataatacaaataaataaataaataaataaataaataaataaagtgctatgagtgtgtgcgtgtgttgcgtgcggcgtgtgcgagtgcttcgttgaggagcctgatggcctgtgggtaaaagctgtttgccagccttgtggtcctggacttcaaactcctgtagcgtctgcctgacggtaggagtgtgaataatgagtgttgtggatgtgtgctgtccttgatgaggttgtgtgttctgcgtaggactctagatttataaatgtcttgcagtgaggggagggctgccccaacaatgttctgtgaggtcttgatcacccgctggagtgccttcctatcacgtgttgtacagttaccgtaccaaacagtgatggaggcggtaaggacactttcgatagtgcatctgtagaagcaactcaggattgtggtggacatgccaaatttcctcagtcttctcaggtcAAATGTCAGCACTATTGGAACAATAAACATCAAGTACAGTGGAAGTTGAACAAATTTGCCCCAAAACATAGTTTTCAAGTCAAATCTGGcaaatgtgatgataaccatagaaatCACAAACTGAAcgatcatgtactgtatgtgtttgtccTCAGTACAATATGCCTCAAGTCAACATCAATAATTCTCCCATACGTTGTGCGTTTTTACGTCTTACAGTAATAtcagcagtggttaacttcttcgAGCATTCAAATTCCCTTGCCTGCCATTCCACACTTTCCATTAAACCAATTAATTCCCTTTGAATTTAAGAATTATTACTACTTACTGCGATTACTATTCTTTTAaatgattcaaaccattccaacactaAAACACTGCATTTattcaaaacatgcattttatctattttttgaCATTCCAAAACCTCACAGTTTTCCcagaattccacattttctggtCCAGAAATTCCCATGGAAATGAAAGGCGTTTCCCGCATTTCTCAACTCAttcaaacaaacaacagcatcaaaacattcaaCGTAACAATTTTCCACATCCCCGAAATTCCCCCTTTCCCCAAAATTCCACATTTCCATAAGACATATTCCCTCTGTACTTAAATATTTTACCACTTCCGCATTTCTcatcccattcaaagcattccaACACCAAATCATTCAGGCTGACAATTTTCAACAGTCCAAAAATTTGCTCTTctttcaccattttttttttgctgttgtttattttcttattttcttctttaagaatctttggaaattttcttttcataatattatgactttatccccataatatttggacttcattctcataacatgataactttttccccaccctaattttccaaaaagctttccaaaaaacaacaactttattttgttttgaatgcttcacataatattatgacttaaaaaaaaacacacacacattttttcttttatatttcaactctgtagaagtaaaattatattattttttctcataaagtacgagttttttctcgtaatattttgactttattcttgtgaaattacagctttttttctgctgtttttttttaattttctaactatttcaactttcttcttgtaaattttcttctcataatattatagaattattcccataatattataattttttttctccaaccttattttccaaaaattacaaatttatttagttttgaatgtttcacataatattaccacttaaaaaaaataataatatttcaactctatggaactaaaattatattattttttctcataatattacgagtttatttttgttaaaatgcaacttttttctcgtaatattttgactttattctcgtttttttttctgctgttgtttttttttttctaactatttcaagttcttgtaaattttcttctcataatattataaaattattcccataatattatcacttttttcccaactacAATTACACATGTATtcagttttgtttctcataaatgtcttatttcttTCATGTTTATGCTACTAGAATTACATTAtatattcctcataatattacagcattattcccataaaattacaactttttcttgttagattccaacatttttatcttaataCTTGGAggtcaaattactgctgatttttccattttgttttttttttcatgttaagttatatttttatttatgagcTGTTCCTCTCATTTGCTTTGCCACCTGTAACACACAGCTAAGATGTgttgaattctttttttttccaatgggaTAAAAATGTCAAACCACTCAAAGATAAATCagcaaaatatgtgtttttactTCAGTGGTTGCATTGTAGATATATAATATGTAGATAGCAGTTTACCTGAATGAAAGGAACAGCAGTGCACGTCTGTTTGGCATCCTTTAGGGTGGCTGGCAAAgacacggccatcttgtttccCTTCTCCATGGCTCTCTGCCACATCTGCAGGCCTTGTCGCTTCTTCAGGTCCACCTCAGCAGGTTTTTTAGCTTGCAGGTGGTGTAGCGGGCTCACAGGGGCCTTCAGGGCTGCACCGGGTCTCGCCTGAGAGAGGAACGCCGGGAAGGGCAGTCTGGAGTGCAGGGAGGGGGCTCTCCGGGAAGCCAGGCCCCTTCTGAACAGGCCGGACTGGGCCAAAGCACGTGGGTCCAATTGCACGACTTTCACGATCCCCTGGAAAGACTCACCCGGTCCGTCGCCAGAGGACTCAAATTCATCTTTTGAGACTTTGTGGACGCGCTCCAAAGTGTTATAAGGGAAGGGGAACGCTGCTGCCAAAGTTGGCAAAAAGAGCAGGCTGATGAGATGCACCATTCTGACAACAAAAAGATAAGACtttacaaaaatgtttcataaaagtagcaaaaaaaccccccaaaaacgcTTGACTGCCTGGTGGTGTGGTCCAAGGTCCCAAATGGTAACCTTGCTGTCAGTGCAGTGGTGGCGTGATGCAGGGAGTCTTTTATACACACTACGCACCACTGTTGCCTCTCACCTGCACTTTAACAGAAGAAAGGTGTCACAATTCCCACACGGCAGCAGACATCACACCAAGCTTCAAAAGGCAAGGCAGGGATGTTTGCCAGACAGCAATTTCGACATGAGAAACAATtcaaaccccccaaaaacatATATTATAGGAGGAAAGACTATTCAATGGACACTTAGTTCAGTGATATTTTAAAGGGTGGTCGCTAAGAAATGAATGATTATTTATATATcttcattatacagtatatcttaaccGCATAAACTATACAATGCCTTCCGTAAAATCTCATTTATTGGCATTAAAGTAAGAGTTTTATCATGTGCTGTGTAAACTTAATAAGCATGTCTCCACCGTGCTTAATAAGTTGGTATCATCCAGTGTAGCAGTGCCGCTAATTAGTTGTTGGGGACTGTTCATGACAGACTcaatattacaatttaaataCATCACAAATGAAAAGTGCTTCGCAAAGATGTACAACATTATAGgacttttattttactttttcacaATGTTTAATTATTGTCATTGATTAAAACAATATAGTACattaaacatattttaacagtaacgtttgaatgcatttttatgtattatgttttcatttattttctttttatgttttttttttcatatttttaatctATTCACTTATTTACTTGATTTGTtgacacttttttattttactttcattttctaCTCTTTTCTTACCGTATTAGAAAACGATGGCACTTAAACGAGAACtgaatggacttttttttcctgaaaaatattaacaaattgTAATTGCTAATGACGATGAATtaagtgtaaaagtgatgttcTTTCAGGTAAAAAGCCTGTAAAGGAcattcaaaataaactaaagcatgaccattaccattatatttggttataaatagaaaataatataaaatgttatatttgctttgtattaaattgtattaatattttattaagactggtgttcatttttttttaaattagaacttgtatagtttattttttaaaagatctACAATAAAACAcccaaacacttttttatatatattttttgataaaaacaatacacatgaatttcttaattttttaaacTCCAATTAtgtttcattatatttttaattacgtCCTCCTgctattttaattttcttttaattttttatttacttattccaGCGAtagtttttaaatttcattatcgttcttattttttcttctgACATTTCATGGTAAATAGTGAGGCATAAATTATCCTTTTTTAAGTGACCAAATATTGGTCCCTAAATCCATACGGGCATTATAATTAATAAACACACCAAAAAACAATCACATGATGATGTATACATAATATGTCTTTcaattttcatatgatttggttttgtttggaattattttctattctttgcggcatttatccattttttcaTGCAACAGCACTAAAGAAAATGCAACATAAAACAAGTTGCTTTTATTCTTTAACTGCTTGACCTTGAAACCTGCAGCGTCACGGCTCGTTTGTTGTTCTCACGCCACAGGCCATAAAG contains:
- the dand5 gene encoding DAN domain family member 5 — its product is MVHLISLLFLPTLAAAFPFPYNTLERVHKVSKDEFESSGDGPGESFQGIVKVVQLDPRALAQSGLFRRGLASRRAPSLHSRLPFPAFLSQARPGAALKAPVSPLHHLQAKKPAEVDLKKRQGLQMWQRAMEKGNKMAVSLPATLKDAKQTCTAVPFIQRVTSEGCATVTVHNKLCFGQCSSLFVPSEMDPARKGSHHRVPCSRCAPVKAHTVTIPLQCGAKVQERRVMLVEECKCETGREEMNAEEAAALPHF